A section of the Ignisphaera sp. genome encodes:
- a CDS encoding Lsm family RNA-binding protein, translating into MSYVTRSVSGELSRLMDKKVIVRLVDGKVYVGKMLSFDPSTLHIVLGDAESNDGKKFYRIIVSGTRVSEILIEEQPLFDAEEFAAILASKLGLRPDVIKVLHDVNVVVVYDRIKVSESGVEGSGSFAQRIYEVYTEYIENKKRGAK; encoded by the coding sequence ATGAGCTATGTCACGAGAAGCGTCTCTGGTGAACTTTCACGTTTAATGGATAAAAAAGTTATAGTGAGGCTGGTAGACGGAAAGGTCTATGTAGGGAAAATGCTGTCGTTCGATCCTAGCACACTCCACATAGTGCTAGGCGATGCAGAAAGTAATGATGGAAAGAAGTTTTACCGCATAATTGTTAGTGGAACAAGAGTTTCTGAGATTCTTATAGAAGAACAACCGCTTTTTGATGCCGAAGAGTTTGCCGCAATTTTGGCATCAAAGTTGGGACTTAGACCCGATGTAATTAAGGTTCTACATGATGTTAATGTAGTAGTAGTATATGACAGGATAAAGGTTAGTGAATCTGGTGTTGAAGGTTCTGGAAGTTTTGCTCAGAGAATATACGAAGTGTATACAGAGTATATAGAAAATAAGAAGAGAGGTGCTAAATAG
- the hjc gene encoding Holliday junction resolvase Hjc — MQENLPKRRQRGISAERELVRKLWKLGFAVVRGPASGAKIRRSVYPDVVAIKNRHIFVIEVKKRSKLDHIYIDRTQIEKLKEFARRAEGEAVIAVKVAELRSWKIIPLDIIMNNTVEVSSEKIRIDKEMIKNAEDLIEYLRKRINVSLDAYTSKSSIHIKDGYDDV, encoded by the coding sequence TTGCAAGAGAATCTTCCAAAGAGACGACAACGTGGAATAAGTGCTGAAAGAGAGCTCGTAAGGAAGCTGTGGAAATTAGGTTTTGCTGTTGTAAGAGGTCCAGCTAGTGGTGCTAAAATCAGGAGAAGTGTATATCCAGATGTTGTAGCCATCAAAAATAGACACATCTTTGTGATAGAAGTTAAGAAGAGATCTAAACTAGATCACATCTATATAGATAGAACACAAATTGAAAAACTAAAAGAATTTGCTAGACGAGCTGAAGGTGAAGCAGTTATTGCTGTAAAGGTAGCAGAATTACGTTCATGGAAAATAATACCTCTCGATATCATCATGAACAATACTGTAGAAGTATCTAGTGAGAAAATAAGAATAGATAAAGAGATGATAAAGAATGCAGAAGACCTTATAGAGTATCTTAGAAAGAGGATAAATGTAAGTCTAGATGCATACACTTCTAAATCTTCTATTCATATTAAAGATGGTTATGATGACGTATAA
- the thsB gene encoding thermosome subunit beta, with translation MAQQALPPYEPTGIPVIILKEGSSRTTGRDALRANMMAAITVTEMIKTTYGPRGMDKMLVDALGDVTITNDGATILDKMDVQHPAAKMLVQIAKGQDEEAGDGTKTAVIIAGELLKRAEELLDKGLHPTVIVSGYKKALDYVLTIAHNIAEEVDVENSSADETLKSVAISSLTSKAVHGAREYIAELVVKAVRQIAEKRGERWYVDIDNVQIIKKKGGGLLDSQLVYGVVLDKEVVHPAMPRRVEKARIALLDTPLEIEKPEIDAEIRISDPTQMRRFLEEKENILNSYVEKIASVGANVVICQKGIDDVAQHYLAKKGIMAVRRVKRSDMEKLERASGGRIVSNIEDLTEKDLGECELVEERKVGEDKMVFIENCKSPKSVSIVLRAGLERLVDEAERYTKDALSAVADIFRLPKIVYGAGAFEIELAKHVRDYANKVGGKEGLAVEAFARAIEGIVETLATNAGLDPVEIIMKLRAEHMKPEGKYIGFNVFTGELINAKKLGIIDPLLVKLSALKAGTEAATLILRIDDVIAASKRKEEEKKKEEKKEEEK, from the coding sequence ATGGCTCAACAAGCTTTACCACCCTACGAACCCACAGGCATACCTGTAATAATATTGAAGGAGGGATCCAGTAGAACTACTGGACGTGATGCACTAAGAGCTAACATGATGGCCGCCATAACAGTGACTGAAATGATAAAAACTACATATGGACCTAGAGGAATGGATAAAATGCTTGTTGATGCATTAGGAGATGTGACAATAACAAATGATGGTGCTACTATATTAGACAAAATGGATGTGCAGCACCCGGCAGCAAAAATGCTAGTTCAGATAGCTAAGGGACAAGATGAAGAAGCTGGTGATGGTACTAAGACTGCTGTAATAATTGCAGGTGAATTACTGAAACGTGCTGAAGAACTTCTGGATAAGGGTCTACATCCTACAGTTATAGTTAGCGGATATAAGAAGGCTTTAGATTATGTATTAACGATAGCCCACAACATAGCTGAAGAGGTTGATGTAGAGAATTCTTCAGCTGATGAAACACTAAAGAGTGTTGCTATTTCATCCTTAACTAGCAAAGCAGTACATGGTGCGCGAGAGTACATAGCAGAACTAGTCGTTAAAGCTGTTAGACAGATAGCTGAAAAGAGGGGTGAGAGATGGTATGTCGATATAGATAACGTTCAAATAATAAAGAAGAAAGGTGGAGGTCTACTAGACTCACAATTAGTATATGGTGTTGTTCTAGATAAGGAGGTTGTTCATCCAGCTATGCCTAGAAGAGTAGAAAAAGCAAGAATAGCTTTACTCGATACACCTCTAGAAATAGAGAAACCAGAAATTGATGCAGAAATAAGAATAAGTGATCCTACTCAAATGCGTAGATTCTTGGAAGAAAAAGAAAACATACTCAACAGTTATGTTGAGAAGATTGCTTCTGTTGGTGCTAATGTTGTTATCTGCCAGAAGGGTATTGATGATGTTGCTCAGCATTATCTAGCTAAGAAAGGTATTATGGCTGTTAGAAGAGTCAAGAGAAGCGATATGGAGAAACTAGAAAGAGCTTCGGGAGGTAGAATAGTTAGTAATATTGAAGATTTAACAGAAAAAGATCTAGGTGAATGTGAATTAGTTGAAGAAAGAAAGGTTGGCGAAGATAAAATGGTATTCATAGAGAACTGTAAGAGTCCTAAATCAGTATCGATAGTTCTTAGAGCAGGTCTAGAGAGACTCGTTGATGAAGCAGAAAGATACACTAAAGACGCTTTAAGTGCTGTTGCAGACATCTTTAGGTTGCCTAAGATAGTGTATGGAGCTGGAGCCTTCGAAATTGAGCTTGCTAAACATGTAAGAGATTATGCTAATAAAGTTGGAGGTAAGGAGGGTTTAGCTGTAGAAGCATTTGCAAGAGCTATAGAAGGTATTGTTGAGACTTTAGCAACAAATGCTGGTCTAGATCCCGTTGAAATAATTATGAAGCTTAGAGCAGAACACATGAAGCCTGAGGGCAAGTACATAGGATTTAATGTATTTACTGGCGAACTAATAAATGCAAAGAAGTTAGGTATAATAGATCCTCTCTTAGTCAAGTTATCTGCACTAAAAGCAGGAACCGAAGCCGCTACTCTAATCCTCAGAATAGATGATGTAATAGCAGCCTCTAAGAGGAAAGAGGAAGAAAAGAAGAAGGAAGAAAAGAAGGAGGAAGAAAAGTAA
- a CDS encoding MoaD/ThiS family protein translates to MRFLGHLKSRIGLPEVDVEIHDEEPLHNFLTRLANRVPELKSIINSRDLQNEYLILVNDVDVNVYGEIDNAVVKNEDTITIIPIAHGGSI, encoded by the coding sequence GTGAGATTCCTAGGTCATTTAAAATCGAGAATAGGTTTACCTGAAGTAGATGTAGAGATCCATGATGAAGAACCTTTACATAACTTTCTCACTAGGCTTGCTAATAGAGTACCTGAGCTCAAAAGTATAATTAATAGTAGAGATCTTCAAAATGAATACTTGATATTAGTTAACGATGTTGATGTTAACGTTTATGGTGAAATAGACAATGCTGTAGTAAAAAACGAGGATACTATAACAATCATACCTATAGCTCATGGAGGATCCATTTGA
- a CDS encoding ribosome biogenesis/translation initiation ATPase RLI — protein sequence MVRVASIDYELCNPQKCGIPCIRFCPINRTRPYKAIDLSESKNGKPLIYEDKCIACGICIKKCPFAAIRIVNLPEEIEEKLIHRYGPNAFKLYGLPVPIRGKFIAIIGPNGAGKTTALRILSGNIIPNFGKYEDEAKIDSVLDKFKGTQFYEYFANLYAQNIKIVHKIQYIEYIPKYVKKDSVKSILAKVDERGLFRDVISVLNMENIVDKDISILSGGELQKLAIAVALMREGDVYLFDEPTSYLDIKERVVLAKALDELVLRNRYVFIVDHDLTFLDYIADNVVITYGVPGTYGIFSNLYPTNAGIDYYLKGFLPSENMKIRSESITFRLHESRNEKEIEYSEVLCSWGAIKKRLNNFELYVEPGEAHRGEVIGIVGPNSIGKTTFIRTLAGEIKPDDGYTTTVALKLSYKPQYLPRQIEGCTTVEECLKNTNKDALDEDNWMNSEIIKRLNLDRLMSKEVSILSGGELQKFHIARTLIQEADIYLLDEPSSHIDVEDQLSVSRVIKRVARIRKASIFVVDHNVLFIDYAVDRLMLFSGIPGSKGYGNAPDVVARTFNNFLKELNITMRRDPQSGRPRINKPNSYLDRYQKSIGQYFYLD from the coding sequence ATGGTTAGGGTTGCCTCAATAGATTACGAACTTTGTAATCCACAGAAATGTGGTATACCGTGCATTAGGTTTTGTCCAATAAATAGAACAAGACCTTATAAAGCAATAGATCTTAGTGAGAGTAAGAATGGAAAACCACTCATATATGAGGATAAATGTATTGCTTGTGGTATATGCATTAAAAAATGTCCTTTTGCTGCAATAAGGATAGTGAATCTTCCAGAAGAAATAGAGGAAAAGCTTATCCATAGATATGGACCTAATGCATTTAAATTATATGGTCTACCTGTTCCCATAAGAGGAAAGTTTATAGCAATCATAGGACCCAATGGTGCAGGTAAGACAACAGCTTTAAGGATATTGTCTGGTAACATTATCCCGAACTTTGGTAAATATGAAGATGAAGCAAAGATAGATTCTGTACTTGATAAATTTAAAGGTACACAATTCTATGAATACTTTGCTAACCTTTATGCTCAAAATATAAAGATAGTTCATAAGATCCAGTACATAGAGTACATACCTAAATATGTCAAAAAGGATAGCGTAAAGTCGATTCTGGCAAAGGTTGATGAACGTGGATTATTTAGGGACGTTATATCAGTATTAAATATGGAAAACATTGTTGACAAGGATATTAGCATCTTAAGTGGAGGGGAGCTACAGAAGCTTGCTATAGCTGTTGCATTAATGAGAGAGGGAGATGTATATCTGTTTGACGAACCTACTAGCTATTTAGATATAAAAGAAAGGGTAGTACTTGCTAAAGCATTAGACGAACTTGTGCTCCGCAATAGGTACGTATTCATCGTAGATCATGATTTAACATTCCTAGACTATATAGCTGACAATGTTGTTATAACATATGGTGTGCCAGGTACCTATGGCATATTTTCAAATCTGTACCCAACTAATGCTGGTATAGACTACTATTTAAAGGGTTTCTTACCTTCTGAAAATATGAAAATAAGATCTGAGAGCATAACATTTAGATTACATGAATCTAGAAATGAGAAAGAAATAGAATATAGCGAGGTATTATGCTCTTGGGGAGCAATTAAGAAGAGGCTAAACAATTTCGAGCTCTACGTAGAGCCTGGAGAAGCACATAGAGGTGAAGTTATAGGTATTGTAGGTCCTAACAGCATAGGTAAGACGACATTCATAAGAACTCTTGCAGGCGAAATTAAACCTGATGATGGTTATACAACAACCGTAGCCCTTAAGTTAAGCTATAAACCTCAATATCTTCCAAGACAGATAGAAGGTTGTACAACTGTTGAAGAATGCTTAAAGAATACAAATAAGGATGCTCTAGATGAAGACAACTGGATGAATAGTGAAATAATTAAGCGACTTAATCTGGATAGGTTAATGTCTAAAGAGGTATCCATCTTAAGTGGAGGCGAGCTACAAAAATTCCATATAGCTCGTACACTAATACAGGAAGCCGATATATATCTTCTAGATGAACCGTCATCACATATAGATGTAGAAGACCAGTTGTCGGTATCTAGAGTAATAAAGCGTGTAGCAAGAATAAGAAAGGCATCAATATTTGTTGTTGACCACAATGTGTTGTTCATAGACTATGCTGTAGATAGACTTATGCTCTTTTCAGGAATCCCCGGCTCAAAGGGTTACGGAAATGCTCCGGATGTTGTTGCTAGAACATTCAATAACTTCTTGAAAGAACTCAATATAACTATGAGGAGAGATCCTCAATCAGGTAGACCTAGAATAAATAAACCAAATAGTTATCTAGATAGATATCAGAAATCTATAGGACAATACTTTTATCTAGATTAA
- a CDS encoding ATP-binding protein, whose protein sequence is MVQLHIEPYRRNLLIGALKLVLVDGDKARGDQYLDRVSDIITVLNHRSSINRKYMFVTCINPYSVEANLIVMCNSNDEVLKELDTICALVETLGQGEIKCLVRDDPLTLLNECLGLQSPINYLIKILKRGKEETSVQLHALSVNPSYNINSVEEYEYLSSIFSHGTISLGHLYSNSKIIVTLNNDHIFRHIAIVGSTGSGKSTTASIIAEKSAENGYAVVVLDWHGEYKELIQSKNNMVYTNPLSGTILETLSFEELIKKEPLSFLEILESALELTPPQAHILEDAINIISRRTTSSSYYIDEIIDVVQNSSASARWFTESREALLRKLKPLSSDYLKIYWNKLKKIVIDREKIYVFDISHIPNTRVKRVLSSLLIRSIVIKAQYNNIVKPILIIVDEAHNVLYSGNPVSNLVAEVRKWNIGFVTITQAPSMLSSVVLKNTNTKIIHSLKSSSDVKTVLSVIPLRKEHKKMISALKPGEALVVLPELAEPILVKIVRV, encoded by the coding sequence ATGGTTCAACTACATATTGAGCCCTACAGGAGAAATCTCCTCATAGGTGCTCTAAAGCTTGTGCTTGTTGATGGTGATAAAGCTAGAGGGGATCAGTATCTGGATAGAGTTTCAGATATTATTACCGTTCTGAATCATAGGAGCTCAATTAATAGAAAGTATATGTTTGTAACATGTATTAACCCATATAGTGTCGAGGCAAATCTTATTGTAATGTGTAATTCAAATGATGAAGTACTTAAAGAACTAGATACTATTTGTGCATTAGTGGAAACCCTTGGACAAGGTGAAATAAAGTGTTTAGTTAGGGATGATCCTTTAACTTTACTTAACGAATGTCTTGGTCTACAGAGCCCAATTAATTACTTGATTAAGATTTTAAAAAGAGGAAAAGAGGAAACCTCAGTACAGCTACATGCTTTATCTGTGAATCCTTCTTATAATATTAATAGTGTTGAAGAATACGAATATCTATCATCTATATTCAGTCACGGAACTATATCGTTAGGTCATTTGTATTCCAATTCAAAGATCATTGTCACACTTAATAATGATCACATATTTAGACATATAGCTATTGTTGGCTCTACTGGTAGTGGTAAATCGACAACGGCATCAATAATAGCGGAAAAATCTGCTGAGAATGGTTATGCCGTAGTAGTACTGGATTGGCATGGAGAATACAAAGAACTCATACAATCAAAAAACAATATGGTTTACACAAATCCATTGAGTGGAACAATCCTAGAGACCCTAAGTTTTGAAGAGTTAATAAAGAAAGAACCTCTATCATTTTTAGAGATTTTAGAAAGTGCATTAGAACTAACACCTCCTCAAGCCCATATACTAGAAGATGCTATAAATATCATTTCTCGACGTACTACTAGCAGTAGTTACTATATAGATGAGATAATAGATGTTGTACAGAACAGTTCTGCATCTGCCCGATGGTTTACAGAGTCAAGGGAAGCATTGTTAAGAAAACTAAAGCCACTTTCAAGTGATTACCTAAAGATATATTGGAACAAACTTAAGAAAATAGTTATCGATAGAGAAAAGATATATGTATTTGATATATCACATATACCGAATACCAGGGTAAAGAGAGTTTTATCATCTCTTTTGATTAGATCCATAGTGATTAAGGCTCAATACAACAATATTGTGAAGCCAATATTGATAATAGTTGATGAAGCTCACAACGTACTATATTCGGGGAATCCTGTGTCTAACTTGGTTGCCGAAGTGAGGAAATGGAACATAGGTTTCGTCACAATTACTCAAGCTCCTTCAATGCTATCATCTGTAGTACTTAAGAATACCAATACGAAGATTATTCATTCGTTGAAGTCCTCTAGTGATGTAAAGACAGTTTTATCTGTCATACCACTTAGAAAAGAACATAAAAAAATGATTTCTGCACTAAAGCCTGGTGAAGCATTAGTTGTTTTACCAGAGCTAGCTGAACCTATACTTGTAAAAATAGTTAGGGTGTAG
- a CDS encoding 30S ribosomal protein S17e: protein MGKVRIGIVKRTARKLLTLYPDMFKPEFQYNKELVSKLVNTKSRKLRNQIAGYITHLVKLRQRQTES, encoded by the coding sequence ATGGGTAAAGTTAGAATAGGCATAGTGAAAAGAACTGCACGAAAACTACTAACATTGTATCCAGATATGTTCAAGCCAGAATTTCAATACAACAAAGAGTTGGTATCTAAATTGGTTAATACAAAGTCCAGAAAGTTACGTAATCAGATTGCAGGATATATTACGCACTTAGTAAAACTAAGGCAGAGACAAACAGAATCATGA
- the tpiA gene encoding triose-phosphate isomerase yields MKPPVLAINYKAYNTSFGSKAIDIAKYAEKVAREFGIEVIVVPPATELRSMIKEISIPVYAQHADPYDFGAYTGWLPISALKDIGVKGVLVNHSEHRLRLDEIVAIVENARKYNLETLVCADTPIAAAAIATLEPTAIAVEPPELIGTGVAVSKAKPEVVTNTVEKVREVNKEVIILTGAGISSAEDVEAAIKLGTAGVLVASAIMKAKDPSKVIRDMAESAYKSYSISR; encoded by the coding sequence ATGAAGCCTCCCGTACTGGCAATAAATTATAAAGCTTACAATACATCTTTTGGGTCTAAAGCAATAGATATAGCTAAATATGCTGAAAAAGTAGCAAGAGAATTTGGTATAGAGGTTATAGTTGTACCTCCGGCTACAGAATTAAGGAGCATGATTAAAGAGATCTCTATTCCTGTATATGCTCAACATGCCGATCCATACGATTTTGGTGCATATACTGGTTGGCTTCCTATATCAGCTCTTAAAGATATAGGGGTTAAAGGTGTACTAGTTAATCATAGTGAACATAGACTTAGACTTGATGAAATTGTTGCAATAGTTGAAAATGCGAGAAAGTATAACCTTGAAACGCTTGTATGTGCAGATACGCCTATAGCGGCTGCAGCTATAGCTACACTAGAACCTACAGCAATAGCTGTAGAACCTCCAGAGCTTATAGGGACAGGCGTAGCTGTCTCTAAAGCTAAACCAGAGGTAGTTACAAATACTGTAGAAAAGGTTAGAGAAGTTAATAAAGAGGTAATAATACTCACAGGTGCGGGAATATCTTCTGCAGAAGATGTAGAAGCCGCAATAAAGCTTGGAACAGCAGGTGTTCTGGTGGCGTCAGCTATAATGAAAGCTAAAGATCCTTCAAAAGTTATAAGAGATATGGCTGAATCAGCTTATAAATCATATTCAATTAGTAGGTAA
- a CDS encoding ATPase, T2SS/T4P/T4SS family, producing the protein MKIAFEDLYVPDTTIIIERSLSRIVKEKHIKGRIVIPREFINYFENKALQGSALGLLCIQEVYNTISIARNENDIEISFIDSGYRVDTINDVSLLDQLARELAKKIGAKILTHSEMQKTLCEIMGIDVVLLQRSIDEELWFEKYFDRNTLSLHIKEGSPILAKKGRPGEWVLAVVDEKPQSRDIVELLIEEIVRRTKAGEGFIEIESKGVMLLQLRDYRIIIVMPPIGTGYEITVTKPIIRLKLEDYGLPSKVVKRLDERAEGILIAGAPGMGKTTFAQALAEYYSRKGKIVKTIESPRDMKLPPIVSQYSKFYASSRELHDILLLSRPDYTVFDEMRDDEDFKIYVDLRLAGIGMIGVVHATSPIDAIQRFIGRVDIGMIPSVIDTVIFIEKGSASKIYEVGLTVKLPTGLREADLARPVVEVKDFLSGELEYEIYVFGEQTVVVPVKKVLKEQKSQHVAELVKKYIPYADIEVNNKIVILNIPKSLYTETVLKSIKRIKKRLNKMGYEIEIRIP; encoded by the coding sequence ATGAAGATAGCGTTTGAGGATCTCTATGTACCTGATACTACTATAATAATAGAGAGAAGTTTGTCTAGAATCGTGAAGGAAAAACATATAAAAGGCAGGATAGTCATACCTAGAGAATTCATAAATTATTTCGAGAATAAAGCTCTACAAGGAAGTGCTTTAGGGTTACTCTGCATACAAGAGGTGTACAATACTATAAGCATAGCTAGAAATGAGAACGATATAGAGATATCGTTTATAGATTCCGGGTACCGCGTAGATACCATAAATGACGTTTCTCTATTAGATCAATTAGCTAGAGAATTAGCTAAGAAGATTGGTGCAAAGATCCTAACACATAGCGAAATGCAGAAAACATTATGTGAAATAATGGGCATAGATGTTGTTTTGCTTCAACGATCTATTGACGAAGAACTCTGGTTTGAGAAATATTTTGATCGCAATACTCTAAGCCTCCACATAAAGGAAGGATCCCCGATTCTTGCAAAGAAGGGACGTCCTGGTGAATGGGTTCTAGCTGTAGTAGACGAAAAGCCTCAGTCGAGAGATATTGTTGAGTTGTTAATTGAAGAGATAGTTAGACGGACAAAAGCTGGTGAAGGATTTATAGAGATAGAAAGTAAAGGAGTAATGTTGCTACAGCTTAGAGATTATAGGATAATTATCGTTATGCCACCTATAGGTACAGGGTATGAGATAACGGTAACAAAACCAATAATTAGGCTAAAGTTAGAGGATTACGGCTTGCCATCTAAGGTTGTGAAGAGATTAGATGAGAGGGCAGAAGGTATCTTAATAGCAGGAGCACCAGGTATGGGTAAGACTACATTTGCTCAGGCATTAGCAGAATACTATAGCCGTAAAGGAAAAATTGTGAAAACAATAGAGTCTCCAAGAGATATGAAGCTACCACCAATTGTGTCTCAATACTCGAAATTCTATGCATCATCAAGAGAGCTTCATGACATTCTTCTCCTTAGTAGACCTGACTATACAGTATTTGATGAAATGAGAGATGATGAAGATTTCAAGATATATGTTGATTTAAGATTAGCAGGTATAGGTATGATAGGAGTAGTGCATGCTACATCTCCGATAGATGCTATACAAAGGTTTATAGGTAGAGTTGACATAGGTATGATACCTAGTGTTATAGATACCGTTATATTTATAGAGAAAGGTTCGGCATCTAAAATATACGAAGTTGGACTTACTGTAAAGCTTCCCACAGGTTTGCGTGAAGCTGATTTGGCTAGACCTGTAGTAGAGGTTAAAGACTTTTTATCAGGAGAACTTGAGTATGAGATATATGTATTTGGTGAACAAACAGTTGTTGTACCAGTTAAAAAGGTTTTGAAAGAACAGAAATCACAACATGTTGCTGAACTTGTGAAGAAATATATTCCATATGCAGATATAGAGGTGAACAACAAAATCGTAATCTTAAACATACCTAAGTCACTATATACAGAAACTGTACTAAAATCTATCAAACGGATTAAAAAGAGGTTAAATAAAATGGGCTACGAAATCGAAATCAGAATACCATAA
- a CDS encoding DNA-directed RNA polymerase subunit G: MELSCKVVDVVDSYLPNVNILNIDCGIAIIKMDIHKELTLAKKGDLINIGIYKSLPSYAAGKDFLAHGYVITKKKDENHINIYISLWGYLIVIKTNENRLNEYLNTMDKVYIKLWK, translated from the coding sequence ATGGAGTTAAGCTGTAAGGTAGTAGATGTTGTGGATTCGTATCTACCAAACGTTAATATACTGAATATTGATTGTGGCATAGCGATAATAAAAATGGATATACATAAAGAACTCACCCTTGCTAAAAAAGGAGACTTAATCAACATAGGTATATACAAATCATTACCATCATATGCTGCAGGTAAGGACTTTTTAGCCCATGGTTACGTTATAACCAAGAAGAAAGATGAGAATCACATAAACATCTACATAAGTTTATGGGGCTATTTAATAGTCATTAAAACTAACGAAAACAGATTAAATGAGTACTTAAATACTATGGATAAAGTATACATAAAACTGTGGAAATAG
- the fbp gene encoding fructose-1,6-bisphosphate aldolase/phosphatase — translation MSEKTTISVIKADIGSLAGHHMVHPDTMAAAAKVLAEAKSKGILTDYYITHVGDDLELIMTHRKGVDASEVHETAWNAFKEAARVAKELGLYAAGQDLLTDAFSGNVRGLGPSAAEMEFVERPSEPVIVFMADKTEPGAFNLPLFRVFADPFNTAGLVIDPKIHDGFKFEVYDVIAGKYVVLNSPEEMYDLLALIGTPGRFVIRRIFRKSDNEIGAVVAVERLNLIAGQYVGKDDPVAIVRAQSGFPAVGEVIEAFAFPHLVAGWMRGSHFGPLMPVGQRNARCTRFDGPPRVVALGFQIKNGRLIGPADLFDDPAFDETRRLAQTVAEYMRRHGPFMPHRLGPEEMEYTTLPQVLQKLQDRFTEAKLYQVKGPKVKTELLE, via the coding sequence ATGAGTGAAAAAACAACTATCTCAGTTATTAAGGCTGATATAGGTTCATTAGCAGGACACCACATGGTTCATCCAGACACCATGGCTGCAGCCGCTAAAGTTCTTGCTGAAGCAAAAAGTAAAGGTATATTAACAGACTATTACATAACACATGTTGGAGACGATCTAGAGCTGATAATGACTCATAGAAAAGGTGTTGATGCTTCTGAGGTTCATGAAACAGCTTGGAATGCGTTCAAGGAAGCAGCTAGAGTTGCCAAAGAACTAGGGCTTTATGCTGCAGGACAAGATTTGCTTACAGATGCGTTCTCTGGAAACGTTAGAGGTTTGGGTCCATCGGCAGCTGAGATGGAGTTTGTGGAAAGACCCTCGGAACCGGTAATAGTCTTTATGGCCGATAAGACTGAGCCCGGTGCCTTTAACCTTCCACTCTTCAGAGTATTTGCAGATCCATTCAATACAGCAGGGCTAGTCATAGATCCAAAGATTCATGATGGGTTTAAGTTTGAAGTATACGATGTTATAGCTGGCAAGTATGTTGTTCTTAATTCTCCTGAAGAGATGTACGATCTTCTAGCTCTTATAGGTACACCAGGAAGATTTGTTATAAGGAGGATATTTAGGAAGAGTGATAATGAAATTGGTGCAGTTGTTGCTGTAGAGAGACTGAATCTTATAGCGGGTCAGTATGTAGGTAAAGATGATCCCGTGGCTATTGTTAGAGCTCAGTCAGGTTTTCCAGCAGTTGGAGAAGTTATAGAGGCTTTTGCATTTCCACATCTTGTGGCAGGTTGGATGAGAGGAAGTCATTTTGGACCATTAATGCCCGTGGGTCAACGTAATGCCAGGTGCACAAGATTTGATGGTCCACCAAGAGTTGTAGCATTAGGGTTCCAGATAAAGAATGGAAGACTTATAGGGCCGGCAGATCTCTTTGATGATCCCGCATTTGATGAGACTAGAAGATTAGCCCAAACAGTAGCAGAATACATGAGAAGACATGGACCATTTATGCCGCATAGACTTGGTCCTGAGGAAATGGAGTACACTACATTACCACAAGTACTACAGAAACTACAGGATAGATTCACAGAAGCTAAACTATATCAAGTTAAGGGACCTAAGGTTAAGACAGAACTACTGGAGTAA